GTTTTTCCATGCGCACCGGCGCCTGGTGCTATGCGGGCTGCTGTTCGTCGCGGTGGCGGTGGGATTGTGGCGCGCCGGCCTGGCGCCGAGCCGGGCCGGCCTGCTGGGCTTCGACCTGGCCGCGCTGGTGTTCCTGCTGCTGACCGGCGCGGCCTTCGGCAAGGCGACGCCCGCCACCATGCGGGTGCGGGCGCAGCAGGTCGACGTTGGCCGCAGCGCCGTGCTCTGGAGCAGCGTGCTGCTGTCGTGCCTGGTGATGCTGGCGCTATGGACCGAAATGCGCGCCGCCGGTGGCGCCGAGGGCGTGACCGACCTGATCGCGGCGGCCGCCAGCATCGTGCTGTCGTGGCTCTACATGAACATGATCTTCGCGCTGCACTATGCGCATGGCTATTACAGCCATCGCAACGGCATGCACAAGGGCCTGGACTTCCCGGGCAAGGAAGATCCCGACTACTGGGACTTCGCCTACTTTTCGCTGGTGCTGGGCATGACGTTCCAGGTGTCCGACGTGCAGATCGTCAGCCGC
The window above is part of the Achromobacter deleyi genome. Proteins encoded here:
- a CDS encoding DUF1345 domain-containing protein, translating into MTLPVKDPDTDSTQAGVAPLPFFHAHRRLVLCGLLFVAVAVGLWRAGLAPSRAGLLGFDLAALVFLLLTGAAFGKATPATMRVRAQQVDVGRSAVLWSSVLLSCLVMLALWTEMRAAGGAEGVTDLIAAAASIVLSWLYMNMIFALHYAHGYYSHRNGMHKGLDFPGKEDPDYWDFAYFSLVLGMTFQVSDVQIVSRRLRRTALMHSVIAFFFNVFIIAISVNVAAGRA